CTTTATGGGAATGATCAATCGATACTATGACCATTAATCACCATATAGTTTATTGTTTGTCAGCAGGGTATGCCTGTTACATGGAGTGATATGTTGCCAACAAACAAGGATTTTTTGGGCTACATGAAACGTGATCACCTTGCAAAAGAGATTTTACTAGTTTGTTGGGTGATCGGCAGAAAATGTACACAGGCCAATCATCATGAACATTTCTTCTGATAATTGGCCCAAGATCAGCCTGTGTAACAGTGCCCTTACGGTATATCCACAGGCAACTCATCTTAGTAGAAATGTCTGTGATTCCCACTTCTATCCAATCAAGTGATAGACCATACATGTAGACCATACAGGTAGACCATTTAAAGAATTTTAATCTTTGAAGGAACCAATCATTTACTCAAAAATGTAAACAGGAAAAATTCATAATTGTGAAAAGCACAATAAAAAGCACAATAAACATTCTTCTTGGAGGCAGCAGATGCTAAAACAACATGAAGATGGAGCCTGTTTGCCAGGCAGCTTAATAAACCATGACCATCACCAGATGGATATGTCATTCCAGCCACAAGGTTGTAAAATTAATGTGTGTACCACACACAagtctaaaatataaaaaatatgctcAAAATCAGTATCGCATCTGCCATAGAGGCAACTTGCGTCTGTTCTGTAGGGCATATGAAAAGAATGGGAACTGCACTATATCACCTCGCCCCATTAGTTTCTGTTTTAACCATGACTGGCTTTTGATTGATAGACACCTTCACAACTGCAACTGTGACCAGAGATTTGTTGCTCCACACCAATGGCTCTAGGAAAAGGGTTAATTGCCAGCATAGTTTTCATTCTTTTTGGGAGAAGTTATGCAGATGAGTGCAAGAGAGAAGTTAAACCCTAAAAATTCAAGGTTTATTTCTCACATGTGGTTGGGGCCTTCTAATTTTGACAGTACCAATTGGTTACGGTACACATGGTTTTACTTATAGATGTGTAGAGATAACAAACTGGGGCTCCTGTAGTAGAGGAGTTCCAAAGGTCATTGTGGCCATATAAGACGACACCAATGGCACATGGTACAGTAGGTTTAGACtggcagattttgcattggagCCTAGCAGTTTTAAGTTTCTGCATGCTTCTTGACATTGGCCAGTTAGTAACTATGGTGAGAAATATCTTAAAGTTAATAGCTTTACCAGAAGGACAAACCTATGCTTGGTGATGCATATTTACTATGCCAATTAACTACACCACAGACTTACAACACAATAAAGTGTATAGGGATCAAGTTAGGGGGCCTAAATGGCCTTCTATAGATGTTTATGGAGGGGATATCACCTAGAAAATGTCCTGCCATCTTGTTGGAAGATGGTAGGAGACCAATAGAATTTGGAGCCCATGACAATGGTTCAGTTCCAAGTAgtggtataataaacattgactAGGGCTTGGGGATAGATAATGAGCACCACATTAGTCAGCAacatttacattttaataaaataagAAGAACATGTAGAACATGTAATGAGAAGAACACAATACACAAGGTCAAGCATTGACTTCTCCAATAGTACCGTAAGAAGAGGACTCCAATTTAACATGTTGATATTGAATTTTGATAACAGGAAGATATTTTACAGAGTGCCCATGCATCACAGTATTTTTGATTAATCACCAAAAAATAGTATATGGTTCCTTGGATTTCAGAAAGACTCAAGTAGTATGTCCTACAAGTTCTTGATACACCCTGGATCATAAGTCTCATTTTAATGCCTTCAGAAGCTGTTGTTACCCGCAGGACATTGAGCCAAGACAAAACTTTCGGTGCACTGTTGACTACTGGTGGACATGGACCTTCCAGACATCCTTTGGAAACGGTTCCGGAAGTAGCCACTGTTGCTCCAGGACCTCTGCCTGTTCCTCAGGTACTCCTTGTAGTTTTTCGTGAGTAAGGTGTAGAGGAAAGGGTTGATGCAACTGTTGCTATATGTCAAGCATGTAGTCAGATAGTTAATGTTCCTATTGGCTTTGGGTGAAATGGGGAGAGATTCACAATACTGGACGAGGAGCTGCCAGATCCAGAATGGCAAGAAGCAAGCCCAGAATACCAGGACTATGGTAAAAATGAGATATAGCACCTTCTGGTTTGGCAGTCTCTTGGTTTGCTTGAATGAAGCTGTTTGAGATACCCAATAGGTCCTGGCCAGTCTTATGTACAGGTAGCCTATAATGAGCCCCGGACCTACAATGCTTGTGCAAAACAAGATTGTTAGATATATCTTGTAGGACATGCGACTCCACATAGGCAGACAGATGCTCTTGTTATCATTGTGTACCAGCTTAATCATAATTAACATGGGCAATGTTATAAGAAATGACACCAACCAGACGATTATGGCAATGCACTTTCTGTAGCTCTTGGACCTCTTGACTGTGTCTAAAGGTTTCAAAACGGCAAAGTAGCGTTCGGTGCTCATGATGGTGAGGGTGAATATACTAGCATGCATGGTCAGAAAGTCAAGACTGAAAAGGATGCGGCAGCCAATGTCTCCAAAGTACCATTCCTGGATAAAGTAGGTGCCAACAATAAATGGGATGGTAAGAAGATAAAGGAGGTCAGCAAGAGCCAGGTTGATAATATAGATGTACATGGATGCTGCAGTGCGCATTGACTGGCACATCACCACCAAGGTATACACGTTCCCTGCTACTCCAATCACACACATAAGGGATAAGATCACCCCAATGGTGAAGGTGGCTATCGTGTCTTCCATAGTTCCTGAGGAAGGTGGAACATCCAATGTAGTGTTAATAGGGCTAGTGAAGTTGGTCTTGAAGGGCATGTCTGTAGTCAGGGATAACCTCCCCTGAGGCTCTTCATGGAAAGACATATTGATTTTTCAAGGCCACCGACTGACTCTCTGGACAGTGGCCAGGGACTATTAATGTGCCATTTCAGGAGTTTCCTATAGGAAATGATTAGAAATGTTTGGTTAGTGCTAGTTCAGCAACAGAAATTACATTTCTTGAGGCACAGTCTACCTCAGTGGGGTTTCTCCTGGTGCTGCAGAGCTCTCATCTATCAAATGCACCAAAATAAATAAGTTGGCAAAATCTACTACTATGACTACTAAAGGTCCCTGTGCACCCAAAAATGAGACTGACTTGTGCTGTCTGTCTCATTATATATTGGAATTTAATCTGCTTGGCAATGTGTCACATGACTACTGTATGGACTAGGAGCAACTGCAGAACATTATGGACAATGAGATATATAGTCTACCTACTTAGACTCGAGCTTCGAGATTCATGCTACCTCCACCATCAAGACCCCCCAGATGAGATTACAAAACTCAACTGACCTGCAACTGCGGAATACCAGTCATAAACATGACACACTAAAGGTCAATTATAGTGAATAAATCTTCAAGGATCAATCAAGTCAATCATTGGGCTACACTATGTCAGTCATTTTATCTATATAAGCCGAGAAAGTTCTACACCTTGAATCCCTTTCCCCTTCATGAGAATTCAATCAAGACCAATGATTGCTACAAAGTGGTCTTATCTGCTCTGCGGATATACAGGTATCTTGAGGGACCTCATCAGATCCATAGACGTGCCCTCTCTGCCTAGCACAAAAATATTTTGCACCCATCTCTCTCCTATATTGACTGAAATGTCTATGAAGAAGATTCTGCCCCGTGGAGCTTATAACCAGGAATGGATATTTACAGTAACATTTAGAGATAAGTCTGCCTAGACATCCAAAAACTAAGGTGTTCAAGAACCTGAAATTCCTCCTTACCTTTCTCCTGCGAGGTCCCACAAGAACTTGTCCCCTCTCTCCACAGTCTTGAGCACTGGTGCAGGCTGCAAATGGTTGCAGAGATCATGTTTAATGCCCAAAGCCTCTCGAATTGTCGTCTGGTAAGATAGCTAATGATAGCATCCAGAAGGACAGACTCGTCTGGTGTGCCAGCTACTTGTGAAGCAGTCAGTAGAGAAGTGATGTATTTGCAGTGGTTACTTTTATTAACATACCCTTTGGAATCCCTCCTACCTCCTTCCAGTTCCACCACCTCCTTATGGATAGGAACAGCCCAGTGAAGGATTGCTGGCAGAGAGTGAGTGGGCAGTCAGGGGTTAATGGTTGCAGCAATTCTCCTGGTAAATGACAATGTGATTGTTTGAATGTTCCTTGGGCTGCTTCTTCCAGATGAGAGGTCCTCATACAGCCGAGGATGCGTTCTTAATGAGCTTTTATTTTACAGaactgagcagcagcagcaggtaatgtTCAGCCAGCTGTCTCCTCACCCCCTTGCTGCACTCTCTCTAGACAGCTCTCTCATTGCTTCCattcccctctctctctctctagatctCTGTCTCCCTCTTTCCCTGTCCTGTCTGGTTCTCTCTCTCCCTCATGTCCTATATGGTCATCTCTCCCTCACACTCAGTATCCCTCTTTCACTCTATCTCTGTCTCACAAGCTCTCTGCTTCCAGTGGTATTTGctcctctctctcttttttttctttctctttttattatctctttaaaaaaaattctgtttcgtTCTTCTCTTCCCCTCATTATTCTGTTTTCCTGTATCCTTCATCCCATCATTCTTTCCCTCTTTTCCACCACTCTCTTCATCTTCTTATCCCTTTTTTCTCTCATTTTTACATCTGTTACAGTACAGGTCTTCTTTCTCTCcctcattattatcacatattatTATAGCGCCATTCATTCCGTGGCACTGTACTTATGAAAAGTGGTACACATGCACAATAGGATACAAGTACGATAAGCAAGAAAAAGATgcgttacaaactggtacagaaagaGAGAGGACTCTGCTCGCAAGAgattacaatctacaagggaggGGGAAAGGATACAGTAGATGAGGGTAAAAACTGCTTATCTGGTGGtgtagtggcagcagggttactgtaggttgtaggcttgtctgaggTGGGTTATCAACTTTCTTTTCCatggtaggtgagagtctgatatgttgggataGATAGTTCCAGGTTATGGGGGAAGGACAGAGAAGACGATTGTGGGAAGAGCAGATAAGGAGGAGGTTTTGTGAGGTTCGTAGATTACATGTACAAGGTACCAGGAGATCAGGTCACAGATGGTCGAAGGGTACAGGTTGTGGACGCCCTTGTAAGTCATAGTTAGTGTGATGTATTGGATTCTCTGACTAACGGGGAGCCGGTGAAGGGATcggaagagagaagagacagaggagaaacagggaagaggtggattagtcgggcagcggagatgagaatagattggaggggtgagagagttctagatgggaggccacagacgaggatgttacagtagtctaggcgggagataaggAGAGCATggacaagcatttttgcagactccAGGTTAAGGAATGTGCAGATCTGAGAGATATTTTTGGCAGCAGGAGTTGGAaatggcttggatgtgcggtttgAAGGCCAAACAGAATCATAggttctctaaggctactttcacactcgtgttttgtgcggatccatcgtGGAcgaatccgttcagataatacaaccgtctgcttctgttcagataatacaaccgtctgcatccgttcagaacggatccgtttgtattatctgtaacatagccaagacggttccattgaaagtcaatggaggacggatccgttttctattgtgccaaattgtgtcatagaaaacagatccgtccccattgacttacattgtgtgtcaggacggatctgtttggctcagtttcgtcagacggacaccaaaaggcTGCAAACAACATttaggtgtccgcctccaaagcggaatggagactgaactgatgccctAGGATAGAGCCTTCAGGGACACTAACAGAGAAGAGGTacgacgaggaggtggtgtgtgAGTGGGAGACAATAAATGtccagtctgtgaggtatgaAGTGGTCTAGAAAAGGGCCAAGAATGTGATGCCAAGAGACGAAAGAATTTGTAACAGAAGGGACTGGTCGATGCCatggtgtcaaaggcagaggaaagGTCAAGGTGTAGgaggacaggtccaggaggaggaggacggagtAATGTTGAGGGAGGAGAAGGACAGAGTAGTGTTGTTTTGCCTTGGCAGTTAGCAGGTCATTGGTTACTTTAGTTAGGGTGGTTTCAGCTGAGTGGTGGGGTCAGAAGCCAGACTGTAATCAATCGAAGAGGGAGAGGGAaaagaggtgagaggacagttcaaatTAGACATGTTCAcatagctttgaggcatatgggacaAGTGATATGGGGCAATGGCTAGACAGAGAGGAAGGCTCAAGGGAAGGGTgtgatggtagcatgtttaaaactgGAAGGAAAGACACCACTCACATCACTCACTGTTATCTATCTCCATCTCCCTCTTTGTCTCATGACATTATTtagctttttctctctctctctctctctctctctctctatctcttttGACCTCTCTCTTCCTTACTCTTTCATTATTCAAGTCTTTTCTCTTACCTCTGTCTTTTTTCTTGCTTCCAATCTTTTTTGTATTACTCTCATGTCTCCTTTTTCAAATCTCTCCCGTTTCCTTCTTCTTCTGCTGTCTCTTTTCGTACTTTTCTAAATTCTGTGCCCCTCTCTATTTTCACCTCTCTTTTTTCTCTTACTCTCTTCTCACTCCTGTATCTCCTCTTTCCTTTTTCATACCTTTTCTTTCCCAAATCCTTCTACTCTCAGGCTCTCTCTCTTCTCCAACTTTTCACATGCACTGCTCACACCCCCTTATGCTCTCTATTTTCTCTGTCCTACTCTTTCTCTTGGCCTCCTTCTTATCTTACCTAACACTCTTTTGTCTTTTGCACTTCACTTCTTTCCATGCTCTCTATCTGCTCTTTCCTCCAACCTCcctacctctctctctctctttcccctGTTATTTTCATTTCTTCTGCCTTTCCATGTCAATCTCCTTCCCATTCAATGTCAATGCTCTTTCTTCCTGCCCGTCACTTTCCTCTCTCCATCTTTTGCACTCTCTTCAGTCCCTCTCCCATTCTGAGTCCCTTTAACTCTTCTCTTACCTCACAATCTCCTTCTCTTTTTTGGTCAATTCTCTCTTCCATTCTAGGTCTCTCTTTCCCCTCTTCTCCTTACCTGATCGAtctactctctctctctcactctctgtctctctcttatTCTGCCTCTTTCTCTTTCCTACCAATCTCCTACCCTCTTTATGCTAAGTctctctctttcctctctttaTTTACTTTCACCTTCTTTTCTCTTCCTACTCTCTCCACTCTAAGTCCATCTCTTCCCTTTACTATCTTTTTTTCCTCTGTCTCTTCCCTCTGAATCTCTCTCTTCCTCTCTTTTTTCCCTCCTTTTCCACATGTTATCCACTCCCActctgagggtactttcacacttgcggcaggacggatctgacatggtgaacagcctgtcggatccgtcctgccacaagtgtgaaagtaccctaatccctTCAATTCTCTTCTTCATCTCTGTGTTCTCTCTCTTCCTCTCGTGGACCCTTCACTTCTGTCCATTCCACAAGCAGCCCATTGCTTTCAATACAAATTCTGCAATACTTCATATCTCCTTAGGTGGCTATGCAAGGTAACTGAATTCATTTTGCTAGGTTTCCCCACAATATCCTCCTACATAAAATGCTACATTATTCAATATGCTGAATAAATATTTTAGCAAATTTCTGGGAATGCGCTTTATTTAATATCTCCTTTATAGATCACTTGCAATACCACTTCTCATCACCGGCAGCTGCTCTTTATCCATAAACTAGAATGCAACAGTGCCACCATCAGAACAGAAATCTTTTTAAACAGTagcaacccaaaaaaaaaaaaacacccctcagAATTAGTAGATACCTTGCTTTAATCAGCGAGAATATCTGTACAATCTATACATTTCCTGACCCTGGAGCTGTTATCCCTTCAAATTCTGCAGGCAGCAGTTATTGTAAGTCAACATTTAGATGGAGCAGCATGAGCTTGGGAGCGGTGATGTGACCCTCACTCTGGTTCCTCCTCAACTGTAGATGGGTGCCCTCTCCATAGCACCGAAGGGACTGGCTCAGGCTCTGGATCAGACATTACATAAGCAAAATGATGCAGAATATTCAAAGCCAGGGACGGGATTAACAGATTTTTATAATCTGTTCACATCCAAAGGTAAATGCAGTGCATTATGGAAGCTCAGGTGACACACACGGGTAGGCTGCTCAGGGTTCCTTTGTGCCAGTGTTATAAAGGGGTAGTCTAGGATTAGAATAATATGGCTgcttttttccaaaaacagctcCACCCCAGGCTATGAATTGTGTCTTGTATTGCAGCTTAGTTCCATTGGAGTCCAGGGGGGagatgcaataccacacacaacgtATTGCAGCTCCGCCCCTGGACTCCAACGGAACTAAGCTGCAATACAAGACACAATTCATGGCCTGGGGtggagctgtttttggaagaaagcagctgtgtttttctaatcctggacaaccttaaaggggttgtttcaagTTATCTATTAGATCGGtcgggggtcctaccgctgggacctccaccaatcagaacaGGGGCCTCGtgccccctgcagcccccctgaaatatACTGTTGCACGTGTCTGTggttgctccattcatttctatggaagttacAGAGATAGCCTAGAACAGCgctcacctatctctagaattcccatagaaattaatggagcggctGTGCGCATGCCTGTGGATAGGGGTTAACGtcaaacaactggaatacccctttaagaactggAGGATGTGGGCAAATCTTCCGCATCCCTCACACAGAACAGCTGTGATGCATTTTTATTGctttttgagctaaaaaaaaattatattgaaaaaGTTGCATGGGAAAACCTTTATGGTCTTATTATTTGttggaaaaaaaactgttcttTTATCCCATTAAGGACATAACCTAACATTTTTCTTCAcatttcaaaagccataacttttttattttttccatctacAGTACATTCTGTGttctttgcgggatgagttgcatttttgaaaaattttgggGGGTGACTATCGTTCCGACACtgtttttaggattttttttttattacgacGCCCACTCtgctgaaaaaaaatgacatgataACTTTTTTCTGCAGGCCAGTTCTTAAAGTGATAGCACATTGacatagtatttttttttgtactgcttttaaaaaatgtaaaagtttttttttgtgtctctataTTTTATACAGCGTTCGCCACTGGCATAAGTAACATGATATTTTAACAAGGTGGACATTTTcagacatacagtgaggaacagaagtatttaaacaccctgcgattttgcaagttctccgacttagaaatcatggaggggtctgaaactcacattgtaggtgcattcccactcagagaggtagaataaaataaaataaattcaggaaatcacattgtatgatttttaaagaatgtatttgtcttgcactgctgaacataagtatttgaacacctgagaaacagcaagaattctggctctcaaagacctgttactgtgcctttaaaaagtccacctctactccactcattaatctaacttagttgcacctgagctctttaaagacccctgtccaccccacagtcagtcagacgccaactactaccatgggcaagaccaaagagctgtcaaaagacaccagagacaacattgtggacctccacaaggctggaaagggctacggggcaactgccaagcagcttggtgaaaatagatcaactgttggtgcaattgttagaaaatggaagaggctagaGACAgattgtcagtctccctcggactggggctccatgcaagacctcacctcgtggggtatcactgatgataagcaagatgaggaatcagcccagaactacaagggaggagatggtcaatgacatgaagagagctggaaccacagtttcaaaggtcactgtgggtagaacactacgccgtcatggtttcaaatcatgcattgaccggaaggttcccctgctcaagtcatcacatttccaggcccgtctgaagtttgccaatgaccatctggatgatccagaggaggcatgggagaaagatatgtggtcagatgagaccaaagtagaactttttggtctaaacttcgcTCGTCGTGTTTAGAGGAAAatgaaggatgagttgcatcccaagaacaccatcccaactgtgaagcatgggggtggtaacatcatgctttgggggtgcttttctggacgactgcactgtattaaggagaggatgaatggggccatttattgtgagattttgagcaacaaccttcttccctcagtcagagccttgaagatgggtcgtggctgggtcttccaacttgacaacgacccgaagcacacagccaggatatccaaggagtggctccgtaagaagcatatcaaggttcttgaggggcctagccagtctccagccctaaatccaatagaacatctttggagggagctgaaactccatgttgctcagcgacagacctaaacctgacagatctagaggagatctgtgtggaggagtcggccacaatccctgctgcagtgtgtgcaaacctggtcaagaactacaggaaacgtctgacctctgtaattgcaaacaaaggcttctgtaccaaatattaacactgattttctcaggtgttcaaatactgatgttcagccgtgcaagacaaatacattatttACAAATCATACAATGGGAtctcctgaatttttttttttttaattctgcctctcagagtgggaatgcacctacaatgtgaatttcagacccctccatgatttctaagtgggagaacttgcaaaatcgcagggtgttcaaatacttctgttcctcattgTAGTTATACCAATTGTGTAgctttttaaataattttctatgtaagaaaaaagttttttttatatatttttttttattatttcatataATATTCACATTTTTGGTCCTCTTGAACTCACCTATGCTGCACACTGCACTACAAATACATCTGCATTAAAGCATCCTGCCAGGATAACTGCttggtatctgaggggttaaattgcCGGGATCGGGGTGAGGGGGCTGCATTATACATTATACTGTGCTATTATGTCACCTTCGCATGTACTAGGTATTTTTAGTGACATAATAGTATAGCACCAGGCGGGAAGAGGTTAAAACagaaggcgttttttttttttcttttttccccatgCAGGTTTTTTCTATGGCACTTTGTTGCTAGGAAACGCAGCAAAAATGCGTCAAATCTGCAAATGTGTAAACCCAGCCTAAGTGCCCCACGCTTCAAAATGTGTGACCAGCGATTCCCTTCCTGACTGAGGAATAGAATTCCAGAAATGGAGTAAAGACTGACACAGGCAGAATAGTATGGGAGAGAAATAACTCTGCAGGGCGTGCATGACAATCTTGTGTCACCTGTTACTAGTGATAACATAACGCTCCAGCTGACAAATAGAATGCAAGAGGTTcagtaaagactgacacacaGACAGAACAGTACGGGAGAGAAATACTCTGCAGGGCAATCTTGTGTCACCTGTTACTAGTGATAACATAACGCTCCAGTTGATGAATAGAATGCAAGAGGTTCAGTAAAGACTGAAACACGCACGGAACAGCACGGGAAAGAAACACTCTGAAGAGCAATCTTGTGTCACCTCTTACTAGGGATAATGCAACTCTTTAGTTGATAAATAGAATGTAAGAGGTTcagtaaagactgacacacaGGCAGAGACCAATGTTTATGTGAATTCTCCGTTGATGAATGTTATTCCAGGAactcagtgaagactgacactttTCACAGACAAAGCAATGGGAGAAAAAGATCAAAAATGAATGAATCAGTGGAACGGAGGATTATAACCCCCTACGGACACTGTAATGATTGCCATCCGTGGTTGTGATCCAATATTTGTTATTATTATGCGTACAATCATTTTTAGAGGAAAACACACTTCAAAATTCTAGAGCAACAGAAGATCAGCAGTGAAAACTGcttgttttttttatgaataaaagggcAGGATTTcagtaaagactgacacacaGGATTTATAATCATAATTAATTTCAAATTAGTGGGGCCTTATAGGCAATTTCATCTATGTATGTGGAGTCGTTATTATTAGTGACCAGTGGTTACCCAACTTCCTGGTTATTGAAGGGAATTCGAAAACTCCAGTGAAAACTGACACACAGTAATTAGAGAAAGAACTAGTAATGCAGTTTAGTCTAATAAGCAATGCAGGGACACACAGTTCGTCCTTAGATCCTTGGTTGATGAATAGAATGCCAGAACTTCGTTAACGACTGACACAGGCAGGGCTGCTGGAGATAGATGCCTTCAGCAACACCCAATAACCCATTAGTCTGTAGTTTCCAAAGTATTTGGTCATGCAGCATCTTGACTGATGAATAGAATGCTGGAActtcagtgaagactgacacaaagGTAGAAGAGAGACTTATAGAAATATTGAATAAGCCGTCAATTACTGGTTGCTAAACTGCGGACAGTGAttaaaatgccagcatttcag
The sequence above is a segment of the Bufo gargarizans isolate SCDJY-AF-19 chromosome 6, ASM1485885v1, whole genome shotgun sequence genome. Coding sequences within it:
- the LOC122941559 gene encoding urotensin-2 receptor-like; translation: MSFHEEPQGRLSLTTDMPFKTNFTSPINTTLDVPPSSGTMEDTIATFTIGVILSLMCVIGVAGNVYTLVVMCQSMRTAASMYIYIINLALADLLYLLTIPFIVGTYFIQEWYFGDIGCRILFSLDFLTMHASIFTLTIMSTERYFAVLKPLDTVKRSKSYRKCIAIIVWLVSFLITLPMLIMIKLVHNDNKSICLPMWSRMSYKIYLTILFCTSIVGPGLIIGYLYIRLARTYWVSQTASFKQTKRLPNQKVLYLIFTIVLVFWACFLPFWIWQLLVQYCESLPISPKANRNINYLTTCLTYSNSCINPFLYTLLTKNYKEYLRNRQRSWSNSGYFRNRFQRMSGRSMSTSSQQCTESFVLAQCPAGNNSF